The genomic segment GGGTGGAGACGGGGGCCTAGGACGTGGTCCTAGGACTCGGGGAAGACCCTGAGGGGACGGCTTTGACCTCGGAGGAGTCCTCCCTGGGGACCGGTTGCTCGACCAGGGCCAGGACCCGCGTGGCCATGAACCGCGCCGTGCGGACCACTGAGCCGCTGCGGGTGACTTCGCTCACTTCCACCACTCCCCTGCGCACCGCCGTCTCCACCCGGCGCCCCGCCCTGCTCGCCACCACTTCGTACGTCCGGGTCGTGTCACCGGCATCCACGACTATCTCCACACGGTCACCCTTCACGGGATCAATCCCCCTTCAGTGATGGACGGTTGGGGCAGGGGGCGGCGACAACGGCCCTGGCTTCCCCGGCCCCTGACCACTCTTCAAGTTTCCCACCCGGCACTGACAATCGATCGGCCCGCGAGGGCGCGGCCTCTGCACGTGCCCGGCCGCGGAAACGTAAGCTGTGGCTCGTCAGACGGACCGGGTAGCGGGGATGGACATGGCGATGATGCGGCTCCGGCGCGAGGACCCGCGTGTCGTCGGCTCGTTCAGGCTGCACAGGCGCCTGGGCGCCGGCGGCATGGGGGTCGTCTATTTGGGGTCGGACCGGCGGGGGCAGCGCGTCGCCCTCAAGGTGATCCGGCCCGACCTGGCGGAGGATCAGGAGTTCCGGTCGCGGTTCGCCCGCGAGGTCTCCGCCGCCCGCCGGATCAGGGGCGGCTGTACCGCGCGGCTCGTCGCCGCCGACCTCGACGCCGACCGGCCCTGGTTCGCCACGCAGTACGTCCCCGGGCCCTCCCTGCACGACAAGGTGGCCGCCGAGGGTCCGCTCTCCGCGGCCGACGTGGCCGTGGTCGGTTCGGCGCTCGCCGAGGGGCTCGTGGCCGTGCACGAGGCCGGTGTCGTACACCGCGACCTCAAGCCGTCCAACATCCTGCTGTCCCCCAAGGGGCCGCGGATCATCGACTTCGGCATCGCCTGGGCCACCGGCGCCTCGACGCTGACCCACGTCGGGACCGCCGTGGGCTCCCCCGGCTTCCTCGCTCCCGAGCAGGTGCGCGGCGCCGCCGTCACCCCCGCCACCGACGTCTTCGCGCTCGGCGCCACCCTGGCCTACGCGGGCATGGCGGACTCGCCCTTCGGGCACGGCAGTTCCGAGGTCATGCTCTACCGGGTGGTGCACGAGGAGGCGCAGCTGCACGGTGTGCCCGACGCGCTCGCGCCGCTCATCAGGGCCTGCCTGGCCAAGGACCCGGAGGAACGGCCCAGCACGCTGCAGCTGTCGCTGCGGCTCAAGGAGATCGCCGCCCGCGAGGCGCAGGGGATCAGCGACGTCCGGCCGCCCGCGCCCCGCCAGGACCACGACCGTCCCACGGGCCGGCTCGCCGACAGCTACCTGGACGAGCGCACACAGCGGCGTGCCGCCCCGGGCTCCACTCCCCCGCCGCGGTCCGGCGCGTCCAGGACGGCGGCGCCGCGGACCGGTCCCTCGCGGACCGGCTCGTCCCGTACGGGCGCCTCCCGGACCGGATCGTCGCGTACCGGATCATCGCGGACCGGGGCATCCAGGCCCGGCGCCCCGCGCTCGGGTCCGGGCTCCCGGCCCTCGGGGCCCCGCAACACGACGCGCGGTGGCTCAGGGCGTCCGGGGCCGCGGACCACGGGGACGGGCCGCAGGGGTCCCGCCAATCCGCGGCTGCTGCGTCAGCGGATCTTCGTGTTCGTGGTCGTGACGCTGCTCGTGGCACTCGGCATCGCCGCGGCGCAGGGGTGCCAGGGGCCCGCGCGGAGCCTCGGTGACACGGGCGTGCACCAGCAGCAGCCGTCACAGGCCGGGCCGATCGGGCCGGTGCAGCACGACCCCCGCGGCTGATCAGAGCTGCGGGCGGCCCGTCGCCACCGCGTAGAACGCGACCGCCGCGGCCGCGCCCACGTTGAGCGAGTCCACGCCGTGCGCCATCGGGATGCGGACCCATTCGTCGGCCGCGACCAGCGCCTGCGTGGAGAGGCCGTCGCCCTCCGCGCCGAGCATCAGCGCGATGCGGTCCATGCGGTGCGGTGCCGCCTCGTCCAGTGACTTGGCCTTCTCGTCGGGGGTGAGGGCGAGCAGGTTGAAGCCCGCCTCGCGCACTCCCTCCAGCCCCTTGGGCCAGGAGTCGAGACGGGCGTACGGCACGGAGAAGACCGCGCCCATCGAGACCTTCACCGAGCGGCGGTACAGCGGGTCCGCGCAGTCCGGCGAGAGCAGCACCGCGTCCATGCCCAGCGCGGCGGCCGAGCGGAAGATCGCACCGA from the Streptomyces venezuelae genome contains:
- a CDS encoding protein kinase domain-containing protein, whose product is MDMAMMRLRREDPRVVGSFRLHRRLGAGGMGVVYLGSDRRGQRVALKVIRPDLAEDQEFRSRFAREVSAARRIRGGCTARLVAADLDADRPWFATQYVPGPSLHDKVAAEGPLSAADVAVVGSALAEGLVAVHEAGVVHRDLKPSNILLSPKGPRIIDFGIAWATGASTLTHVGTAVGSPGFLAPEQVRGAAVTPATDVFALGATLAYAGMADSPFGHGSSEVMLYRVVHEEAQLHGVPDALAPLIRACLAKDPEERPSTLQLSLRLKEIAAREAQGISDVRPPAPRQDHDRPTGRLADSYLDERTQRRAAPGSTPPPRSGASRTAAPRTGPSRTGSSRTGASRTGSSRTGSSRTGASRPGAPRSGPGSRPSGPRNTTRGGSGRPGPRTTGTGRRGPANPRLLRQRIFVFVVVTLLVALGIAAAQGCQGPARSLGDTGVHQQQPSQAGPIGPVQHDPRG
- a CDS encoding TrmH family RNA methyltransferase, giving the protein MADLITVDDPDDPRLRDYTGLTDVELRRKREPAEGLFIAEGEKVIRRAKDAGYEMRSMLLSAKWVDVMRDVIDELPAPVYAVSPDLAERVTGYHVHRGALASMQRKPLPTADELLATTRRVVVMEAVNDHTNIGAIFRSAAALGMDAVLLSPDCADPLYRRSVKVSMGAVFSVPYARLDSWPKGLEGVREAGFNLLALTPDEKAKSLDEAAPHRMDRIALMLGAEGDGLSTQALVAADEWVRIPMAHGVDSLNVGAAAAVAFYAVATGRPQL